ATGAATGGCAGGATCGGCTCGAACCTCCGGTGATGGGGATGCTGGAGCATATCGCCAATGCCGCCGACCGCCTGTCCAACATCGTTCGTGACATGGTCGATGTTTCGATGCTGGAGGACCGGCGCATGAAACTGCGGATGCGCGAGGTCGATATCAACCCGGTTGTCGAGCAAGCGGCTCGCGAACTGGAATTTTTCTTCGATCGACGCGGGCAGCATCTGTCTCTCGATCTGCAGCAGGAACTTCCCCCGGTGTTGTGTGATCCGGACCGGATTGCCCAGGTCATCGGCAACCTGGTAGGCAATGCCATCAAATTTACACCTGACGGCGGCAGGATCGAAGTTGCCACCCGGCTCTATTACTGCCGTCGGCAACGTTCCGATGTCAGTACCTCCGGGAATCCGGAGGTGACGGATGGCAGTTTCTGCCCGCTGGCGGAGGAAAAACAGCCGTACCTGTTGCTGAGCATTCGTGACAACGGCATCGGTATCGATTCCGCTGACCTGCCGCATGTGTTCGACAAGTTCTATGAGGTCGGCAATATCGAAGAGCACTTTACCGGCAAGGTGGCTTTCAAGGGGAAGGGGACAGGCCTCGGCCTGACCATCGTCAAGGGGATTGTCGATCTGCATGGTGGGGCGATCTGGGTCGAGAGCTCCGGTAATGATCCCGAGCGCTGCCCCGGGTGTCTTTTCCAGGTCATTCTGCCGGTCGTTGAGGACGTCCCTTCACCGCAGGGCTGAGCCCAGCTTTTCCCTTGCGGCAGAAACGGTTTTCAGCTATAAAGAGCGCGCCCAGCCACCTGTTTTTGGGAGTTGATTTTGCGGGTCTGTCTTTTGGCCAGCGGCAGCAAGGGAAATGCCATTTTCGTCGAGTCTTCCGGCACCCGGCTGTTGATTGATGCCGGCCTCTCCGGCCGCGAGATCTGCAGTCGTCTGCAGCAACTCGATGTGGCCGGTGAAGACCTCGATGCAATCCTGGTGTCCCATGACCATGGAGACCATTGCCGGGGGCTCGGCCCCATGGCCAGGCGTTGCGGGTTGCCGGTTCATATTCATCCGGAAACCCTTGCGGCGCTGCCGAAGCTCGGCCGCATCGACCATCTGCATGAGTTCGACAGCGGGGCGACGTTTTTGATCGGTGAACTCCAGATCGAAACCATCCCGCTGACCCATGATGCCGCCCATACCGTCGGTTTCCGAATCCATGGGGCCGAGGGGACGGTGGGGGTTGCCACCGATCTCGGCATCGCCACCCGGCTGGTTCGTGAGCGGTTGAAAGGTTGTCGGGTGCTGGTGGTGGAAACCAATCACGATGAAGAGCTGTTGCGGGATGGCCCCTATCCCTGGCACCTGAAACAACGCATCCGCAGCAACCACGGTCACCTCTCCAATACCGCCGGGGCCGAACTGCTCGACACGCTGCGCTGGGACGGGCTGGAAGCGGTCTTCCTGGCTCATCTGAGTGAAACCAACAACACGCGTGACCATGCGCTGGCCGCGGTCGAGCGTGTGCTCCGTCCCCAGAACCTTTGTCAACCCCAGCTGATTGTCGGACAGCAGGCCGCGGTCAGCTGTTGCTTTGTCGCTTGACCCGTAAGGTCACCGCTTTCTGCAAGGAGTAGAGAAAACAATGATTCCGCGTTACAGCCGGCCCGAGATGGCCGCCATCTGGGAACCCGAAAACAAGTTCCGCATCTGGCTTGAAATTGAGACCCGCGCCTGTGAAAAACAGGCCGAACTCGGCGTTATCCCGAAGGAAGCGGTCGAGGTAATCCGGGCCAAAGGGAATTTTGACATCGAGCGCATCGATGCCATCGAAGCCGAGGTCAAGCATGACGTCATCGCCTTTCTGACCTCGGTCGCCGAGTTTGTCGGTCCCGAGGCACGCTTCATCCACCAGGGGATGACCTCCTCCGATGTTCTCGACACCTGCCTTTCGATCCAGTTGACCCAGGCCGCCGACAAGTTGCTGGTTGATCTCGATGAGGTGCTGGCATCGATTCGGGAGCGTGCCATGGAGCACAAGGACACGGTCTGCATCGGTCGTTCCCACGGCATCCATGCCGAGCCGGTGACGTTCGGTCTGAAGCTGGCCGGCTGGTATGCCGAGATGGAGCGTAACCGGTGCCGGCTCAAGGCGGCGCGGATGAACATCGCCACCGGTGCCATCTCCGGGGCGGTTGGTACCTTCGCCAATATCGATCCCGTGGTCGAGGAGTATGTCTGCGAGAAGCTGGGACTGATGCCGGAACCGGTGTCCACCCAGGTCATTCCGCGTGACCGGCATGCCGAGTATTTCTGTACTCTGGCGGTCATCGCCTCGTCGATGGAGCGGATCGCGGTGGAAATCCGTCACCTGCAGCGCACCGAGGTGCTGGAAGCGGAGGAGTTCTTCTCCAAGAGGCAGAAGGGGTCGAGCGCCATGCCGCACAAGCGCAACCCGATCCTCTCTGAAAATCTCACCGGTCTGGCCCGCCTGGTGCGCGGCTACTGCATTCCGGCACTGGAGAATGTCGCCCTCTGGCACGAGCGCGACATCAGCCACTCCTCGGTGGAACGCAATATCGGGCCTGATGCCACCGTGACCCTCGATTTCGCCCTCGGCAGACTTAACGGCCTGATCAAAAACCTGGTGGTCTATCCACAGAATATGGAGCGCAACCTCAACCAGATGCGCGGCCTGGTCTTCTCGCAGAAGATCATGCTTGACCTGACCCAGGCCGGAGTCTCCCGCGAGGATGCCTACCGGATGGTGCAGCGCAACGCCATGAAGGTCTGGGAGCAGGGCAAGGATTTTCTCACCGAGCTGCTCGCCGACCAGGATGTGGTCAGCGCTCTCGGCGAAGAAAAGATCCGCGAGTCCTTTGACCTCAACTATCACCTGAAACACGTCGACACCATCTACCGGCGGGTTTTCGGGGGATAAAGTATTTAAAGGCTGCCGCCAAGGCACCAGGTTCACAGGCAAATTTAACGCAGAGACGGAGAGGAGCAGAGGTGGAGAGAAAATCTCCATCTCAGAGACTCTCCGTTAACGAGGTTTTCTTGGCGTCCCTGGCGCCTTGGTGATCTGGTTATGGTTTTTCAAGCAAAGGAGTCACTCCATGCCCTGGAGAATAGTTGTCGGTCTCAAGGATGGTGTCAGGGATGCCCGTGGTGAGCGGGTTCGCGCAGAAATCCGCCGGCATCTCGGCATTGAACTTGAGAGCGTGCGCACTCTCGATGTTTACACTGTCGATGCGGAATTGACCGACGATGAGGTCGTCGCGGCCGCCAACGGGCCTTTCTGCGATCCGATCATCCAGCAGGCGGCCGTCAACCAGCCGCTTGCCGAAGATTTCGACATCCTGATCGAAGTCGGTTTCCGCCCCGGTGTCACCGACAACGTCGGCCGCACCGCCCGCGAAGCGATTCAGTACCTGACGGGACGTTCCTTCGCGGACGGGGAGGGGGTCTACACTTCGACCCAGTATCTGCTGAAGGGAGCCGTTGATAAACAGACGGCCGAGACCATCGCCGGCGATTTCCTCGCCAATGGCCTGATTCAGCGCTGGACAATACTGGCGGCCGATGAGCTCGATCCGGCGAAAGGCGTTCCGGTCAACGTGCCGCGGGTTGTCGGCAGCGCCGAACCAACCGTCAGGACGATCTCTCTCGACGTCAGTGATGAACAGCTGCTGACGATCAGCCGCGACGGGATGCTGGCCCTCAACCTTGAGGAGATGAAGAAGCTGCAGGCCTATGTTGCGGACCCGGCGACTCGGGAGAAACGATGTGCCCGCGGCTTGTCGGCTGAGTTGACCGATGTCGAGCTGGAAGCCCTGGCACAGACCTGGAGCGAACACTGCAAGCACAAGATCTTCTCGGCGAAAATCGATTACACCGATGACAACGGCAACCGTCAGCTGATCGACTCCCTCTTCAAAACCTATATTGTCGGCGCCACCGCCAGGGTACGCGAGAACCTGGGGGAGCGCGACTTCTGCCTCTCGGTCTTCAAGGACAACGCCGGAGTGATCCGCTTCAACGACGACTGGAGCCTGGTGTTCAAGGTCGAGACCCACAACTCGCCTTCGGCCCTCGATCCCTACGGAGGCGCATTGACCGGGATTGTCGGCGTCAACCGTGACGGTGTCGGCACCGGCATGGGGGCTCGACTGATCTTCAATACTGACGTTTTCTGTTTCGCCTCGCCCTTTCTCGACAAGCCTCTGCCGAAACGGCTGCTGCATCCGCGCCGTATCTTCGACGGCGTCGTTGAAGGGGTTGAACATGGCGGCAACAAGAGCGGCATCCCGACCGTCAATGGTTCGATCGTCTTCGATGACCGGTTTGCCGGCAAACCGCTGGTCTACTGCGGCACCGCGGCGATCATGCCGGCCGAACTGAACGGCAGGCCGTGTCATGAAAAGGCAGTTCAGGTCGGCGATCATATCGTCATGACCGGCGGCCGCATCGGCAAGGACGGCATCCACGGCGCGACCTTCTCCTCGGAAGAACTGCACGAGGGTTCACCGGTGACCGCGGTGCAGATCGGCGATCCGATCACCCAGCGGAAAATGTTTGATTTTCTCACCATCGCCCGGGATCGCGGTCTCTACAATTCGATGACCGACAACGGTGCCGGCGGGCTTTCCTCGTCGATCGGCGAGATGGCCGAAGATACCGGCGGCTGCGAACTGCACCTTGATCGCGCGCCCCTCAAGTATCCCGGCCTGCAGCCCTGGGAGATTCTCATCTCCGAGGCGCAGGAGCGAATGAGCCTGGCGGTGCCGCCGGACAAGCTGGATGAATTTCTGCAGTTGGCCAAAGAGATGGATGTCGAGGCGACCGACCTCGGGACCTTCACCGACTCCGGTTATTTCCACTGTCTCTACCGGGGGGAAACCGTCGCCTGGCTTGATATGGAGTTCCTGCACCAGGGCGTGCCGCAGATGGTGATTCCCGCCCGTTGGACGCCGAAAGCTCTGCGGGAACCCGGCCTGGCCATGCCGCAGGATCTCAACCTGGAATTGTCCGCTCTGCTTGGCCGCCTCAATATCTGTTCCAAGGAATCGGTGATCCGCCGCTACGACCACGAGGTGCAGGCCGGAACGGTGATCAAGCCGCTGGTCGGGGTCGCCAACGACGGTCCTTCCGACGCGGCGGTTTTCCGGCCGCTGCTCGACTCCTTCGAGGGCACGGTTGTTTCCCACGGCATCTGTCCGAGCTACAGCGATATCGATACCTACCACATGATGGCCTGTGCCATCGACGAGGGGCTGCGCAACTACGTCGCTGTCGGCGGTGATATCGAGCATGTCGCCGGGCTCGACAACTTCTGCTGGTGTGACCCGGTACTGAGTGAAAAAACTCCTGACGGCGAATACAAGGCGGCCCAGCTGGTGCGTGCCAACCAGGCTCTCTACGATTACTGTGTCGCCTTCGGCGTACCGCTGATTTCGGGCAAGGATTCGATGAAGAACGACTATCAGATCGGCGATACCAAAATCTCCATTCCGCCGACGGTGCTGTTCTCGGTGATCGGCAGGATCGAGGATGTCCGCCGGGCGGTGTCGATGGATGTCAAGCGGCCCGGAGACCTGGTCTATCTGCTCGGCGTGACCCGTGATGAGCTTGGTGGTTCGGAATATTATGCCGCTCACGGCGAGCTGGGTCGCAATGTGCCGAAAGTCGATGCCGGTTACGCTCTCGACCTCTACAAGCGTCTCAACCGGGCGCAGCGGCAGGGCCTGGTCGCCTCCTGTCACGATCTTTCCGACGGCGGACTCGGCGTGGCCCTGGCGGAGAAGGCCTTTGCCGGCGGTTTCGGCATCCGCGCCGACCTGACCGCGGTCCGTACTGACGTGCCGTTGCGGGATGACACCCTGCTGTTCTCCGAATCGCAGAGTCGCCTGCTGGTCAGTGTCCACCCTGAACTGCGGGATGATTTCGAAGCGGTTTTTGCCGGAACCGACTGCGCGCTGATCGGGGAGGTGACCGAGGATGGGCGGTTGGAGGTGACCGGGACCGACGGCCGGGTGTTGATCGACAGCCGGATAGAAGATCTTAAACAGGCGTGGCAAGCGCCGCTGCGGGAGCTGTAACCATGGCAAAAGAGATTCGAGCCATCGTCATTGCCGGCAACGGCACCAATTGTGAGCGTGAAGTCGCCCATGCCTGTCGCCTGGCCGGTGCCGAGGTGGTCGACATTGTCCATATCGCCGAGTTGCTCGCCGGCAGGGTGCGTCTCGACGATTTCCATTTTCTCAACCTGGCCGGTGGATTTCTCGACGGCGATGATCTCGGCAGCGCCAAAGCCGGCGCCAATCGTCTGCTGCACGCCCGGGTGGCTGACAGCGAGGAACACCTGGCCGACCAGCTGCAGCGCTTTGTCGCTGACGGCAAGCTGGTGATGGGTGTCTGCAACGGCTTCCAGTTGATGGTCAAGATGGGGCTGCTGCCGGCTCTGGACGGCAACTACCAACAGCAGACCGCGACCCTGACCTTCAATGACGGCGGCCGTTTCGAGGATCGCTGGACCTACCTTGCGGTTGACCCCGACTCCCCCTGTGTCTATACCCGAGGTCTGCAGGGAATCTACCTGCCGGTCCGGCACGGCGAAGGAAAGTTTGTTCCCGGAGACGATGCCCTGCTCGAACGGATCGAATCCGCTCATCTCGTCCCGTTGCGCTATGCCACGGCAGATTACCAGCCGACCATGACCTTTCCGGAGAATCCCAACGGTTCAGTAGCGGCCATCGCCGGGGTCTGTGACCCCAGCGGCCGGTTGTTCGGTCTGATGCCTCATCCGGAGGCCTATGTCCACCGCACCCATCATCCGCGCTGGACACGTGAGCCGGAACTGCCGGAAGAGGGAATGGGTCTGTGGCTGTATCGCAACGCGGTTGAGTTTCTCCGTAGCGAAGTCGTGTAAAAATGAACAATCCCGCGGCTGACCGCGGGATGTCAGGAATCCAGATTGCAGCATCCGGGTCACGGAATGAACCCGGTACATGTTCTCTGCTTCCGCTTACCGAGAGGTCTTCGATGGAAGAAAAATTTCATGATAAATGCGGTGTGTTCGGGATTTTCGGTCATCCTGAGGCCGCCAACCTGACCTACCTGGGTCTCTATGCTCTGCAGCACCGGGGGCAGGAGAGCTGCGGCATTGTCGCGTCAGACGGCAACCAGTTGCGTGCCTATCGGAAGATGGGACTGGTCTCTGATGTTTTCAAGCGGCCGAGCGTGTTTGACGAACTGCCGGGAAAGAGCGCCATCGGCCATGTCCGCTACTCGACCGCGGGGGCATCCGACGACAAGAATATCCAGCCGATCATGGTTGATTACCACCGCGGCAGTATCGCCGTGGCCCACAACGGCAACCTGGTCAATGCCCAGGAGCATCGCAATCGTCTGGAACATGAAGGTTCCATCTTTTCCACCACCGCCGATACCGAGGTGATTATTCACCAGATCGCCAAGGCCCAGGCCGACAGCCTCCCGGACCGGGTAGTGGAGGCGCTGACCAATCTCAAGGGGGCCTACTGCCTGACTTTCCTGACCGAAACCCGGTTGGTCGCGGTACGCGACCCCAACGGTTTCCGCCCGCTGGCCCTGGGCAAGCTCGATGGTGCCTTCGTGGTCGCTTCGGAAACCTGCGCCTTCGACCTGATCGAGGCCGAATTCATCCGCGAGATCGAGCCGGGTGAGCTGATCGTCATTGACAAGAACGGGATGAAATCCTACCACCCCTTCGACAAGATCCAGCCGTCCCCCTGCGTCTTCGAGTTCATCTACTTCGCCCGCCCTGACAGCACCATCTTCGGCAAGGAGGTCTACGGCGTGCGCAAGGAGTTCGGCCGGGTGCTGGCCCGTGAATACCCGATTGACGCCGATGTGGTGGTGCCGATTCCTGATTCCGGGGTGCCGGCCGCCGTCGGTTATGCCGAAGAGGCCGGACTGCCCTTTGAAACCGGACTGATCCGCAATCACTATGTCGGCCGCACCTTCATCGAACCTTCGCAGTCGATTCGCCATTTTGGCGTCAAGCTGAAGCTGAACCCGGTGCGGGAGATTATCCAGGGCAAGCGGGTGGTGCTGATCGATGACTCGATCGTTCGCGGTACCACCGCCCGCAAGATCGTCAAGATGGTGCGCAACGCCGGTGCCGCCGAGGTGCATGTCCGCATCTCCAGTCCTCCGACCAGTTTTCCCTGTTATTACGGGATTGACACTCCGACCCGCAAGGAGCTGATTTCCTCTTCTCATTCAGTGGAAGAAATCAATAGATACATAACTGCCGACAGCCTCGGCTACCTGTCGCGCGGCGGGGTTCTCAAGGCCGCCGGCATTCCGGACGGAGCTACGGGGTATTTCTGCGATGCCTGTTTCAGCGGCGAATACCCGGTCAAGTTCCCCCGCCTCAAGTCAGACAGTCAGTTGGGGTTGTTCTGAACAGGATTGAACCTAAGGAGAGAGAAGAAAGATGACCACCGAAGAACGCACGGAACTGATGAACATCATTCGCGAACTGTCCTACGAGGAAAGGGAGGTCACTCTCGCCTCGGGACGCAAAAGCAATTTCTATTTCGACGGCAAGCAGACCACCCTGCACGCGAAGGGCGGGCTGCTGGTCGGCAAGGCTTTCTGGGAGAAGGTCAAGGAATTCGGCCCGGTGGACGGGGTCGGTGGTCTGACTCTCGGCGCCGACCCGATTGCCACTGCCACGTCGATTGCCGCCTCCCTCGAAGGAACCCCGGTGCATGCCTTTATTATCCGCAAGGAACCGAAGGGGCACGGTACCGGGCAATGGCTTGAAGGGCGCAAGAATCTTCCCGCCGGATCGAAGGTTGTGATCGTCGAGGATGTCACCACCACCGGCGGCTCGTCGATGAAGGCGGTCGAGCGTGCCCGCGAAGAGGGCCTTGAAGTCCTCGGCATCGTCACCCTGGTGGATCGCCAGGAAGGCGCCCAGGAAAATATCGAGGGGCAGGGGATGGTGCTCAAGCCGGTCTTCACCCGCGAGGAGATCGTCGGCTGAGAGTTCTCCCGTCTCGGGAAGCGAAAGACCTGCGCCATCGCAAAACTGAAAAAGGGGATTCGCGATCAACGTGAATCCCCTTTTTAATTCAATAGGTTGTCCTGTTACTCTTCATCCGGGATCTTGAAAGCAACATGGACACCGGGGAGGGCTTCCAGGTCATCGACGGTGATGCTGCGGGTATCACCGATCACGCCGATGATCACCCGGTTGGCGCCGGTCGACTGGTGAAAATCGAAGTCCCGCTCGTCAAGGTACTGTTTGATCTGTCGTAACTGCTCCTCGCTGACATTCTGTTTCATCACGATCAGCATCTCATTCCCCTTTGCTGCGCGCGCGTTCCAGGCTGCGCGATTCGTCAACCACACGTTCGAAGAGGCGGACAACAGCCTCATCGTCCAGAGGGCCGGGATTCTCGGTGCGGACCCGGGTAAAAATCCTCTTCTCCCGCTCCGGGTCATAGATCGGCAGCCCCCGTTCTTTTTTCAGCGCCCCGATGGCCAGGGCCAGTTCTGCGCGCCGATTGAAGATTTTCAGCAGCTGCCGGTCGAGGTTGTCTATTTCCGCGCGGATTTCGTCGAAGGTCAAGGGATCTCTCCTTGCCCAAATCCACCGGCAATTTCGGGATTCGGCTGTCGTTACGGCTGAATCTGCTTCGTTGCCTTCACCGCTCCGGTGCTCAACGTAGCTCGGCTACGTTTGCGCCCGAAACGGAGCGGCGCCTCGCATCTCCACCCGTTCCACCACCCTCGGTCCACAAAACAGCCGGTGGATTTGGGCCTTGTCAGAAAGGCTTACGGACCAGGGTCGGTCGTTTCCAGTTGGCGTCATCGGTTTCGGGATAGTCAATGGTGTAGTGCAGTCCGCGGCTTTCCTTGCGCTCCAGGGCGCAGCGCACGATCAGTTCCGCGACGGTGGCGATATTCCGCAGCTCGACCAGGTCGGACGTGACAAAGAAATCCCAGTAATAGTCGGTGATCTCATCCTGGATCATCTGGATGCGGCGCCGCGCCCGGACCAGGCGTTTGTTGGAGCGGACGATGCCGACGTAGTTCCACATGCAGCGGCGGATTTCATCCCAGTTGTGGGCGACCACCACTTCTTCGTCGCTGTCGGTGGCGTTGCCGCAGTCCCAGGCGGGAACGGACGGATAGCGGGTGTCGATGTCACGATGCCGTTCAAGACAGCGCTGGGCCGCGCGCTCAGCATAGACCGCGCCTTCCAGCAGGCTGTTGCTGGCCAGACGGTTGGCGCCGTGCAGGCCGGTACAGGAGGTTTCGCCGATGGCGAACAGGTTGGGCAAATCGGTTTCGCCCCAGTGGTCGACCCGTACCCCGCCGCAAAGGTAATGGGCGGCCGGGACAACGGGAATCGGCTCGCGGGTCATGTCGATGCCGTAGGAGAGGCAGGTGCTGTAAATGTGCGGGAAACGGTCCTTGATATAGTCGGCGCTGCGATGGCTGATGTCGAGGAAAACATTGTCCTCGCCGCGGACTTTCATTTCGTTGTCGATGGCCCGGGCAACAATGTCGCGCGGCGCGAGATCCTTGAGCTGGTGGTAGCTCTCCATAAACGGGGTGCCGTCAGAACGTTTCAGAACGGCACCTTCGCCACGCACCGCTTCGGAGATCAGGAACGATTTGGCGTGGGGATGGAAAAGGGTGGTCGGATGGAACTGCATGAATTCCATGTTGGCGACCGTCGCGCCGGCGCGGTAGGCCATGGCGACCCCGTCGCCGGTGGCGATATCCGGATTGCAGGTGTAGAGATAGACCTTGCCGGCACCGCCGGTGGCGAGAACCGTGATCGGGGCGCCGAAGGTCACGACCTCGCGGTTGGCGATATCCAGCACATAGGCTCCGAGACAACGATCCTCATTTTTTCCGCCGTGCCTGCGGGCGGTAATCAGGTCGATGGCGATGTGTTCCTCGTAAAGATTGATATTGGGATGGCTGCGGATCGCTTCGACCAGGGCGCGTTCAATTTCCCGGCCGGTCAGGTCCTGGTAATGGAGGATGCGGCGGTGGCTGTGACCGCCTTCGCGGGTCAGGTCGAAACTCCGGTCCTGTTTGCGGTTGAACTGAACCCCCCATGAAACCAGGTCGCGGATGGCGTCCGGACCACCTTCAACCACCAGTCGCACCACCTCCTCGTCGGACAGGAAGGCTCCGGCCACCATGGTATCTTCGATATGTTCGGCGAAGCTGTCATTCTTGGCGCTGACAGCGGCGATACCGCCCTGGGCGCGGCTGGTGGCCGTTTCTTCGACAGTTCTTTTTGTAACCACGGCGACCTGCCCCTGGTCGGCG
This sequence is a window from Geothermobacter hydrogeniphilus. Protein-coding genes within it:
- the nadB gene encoding L-aspartate oxidase produces the protein MKITSDFLVIGSGIAGLAYALKVADQGQVAVVTKRTVEETATSRAQGGIAAVSAKNDSFAEHIEDTMVAGAFLSDEEVVRLVVEGGPDAIRDLVSWGVQFNRKQDRSFDLTREGGHSHRRILHYQDLTGREIERALVEAIRSHPNINLYEEHIAIDLITARRHGGKNEDRCLGAYVLDIANREVVTFGAPITVLATGGAGKVYLYTCNPDIATGDGVAMAYRAGATVANMEFMQFHPTTLFHPHAKSFLISEAVRGEGAVLKRSDGTPFMESYHQLKDLAPRDIVARAIDNEMKVRGEDNVFLDISHRSADYIKDRFPHIYSTCLSYGIDMTREPIPVVPAAHYLCGGVRVDHWGETDLPNLFAIGETSCTGLHGANRLASNSLLEGAVYAERAAQRCLERHRDIDTRYPSVPAWDCGNATDSDEEVVVAHNWDEIRRCMWNYVGIVRSNKRLVRARRRIQMIQDEITDYYWDFFVTSDLVELRNIATVAELIVRCALERKESRGLHYTIDYPETDDANWKRPTLVRKPF
- a CDS encoding MBL fold metallo-hydrolase, encoding MRVCLLASGSKGNAIFVESSGTRLLIDAGLSGREICSRLQQLDVAGEDLDAILVSHDHGDHCRGLGPMARRCGLPVHIHPETLAALPKLGRIDHLHEFDSGATFLIGELQIETIPLTHDAAHTVGFRIHGAEGTVGVATDLGIATRLVRERLKGCRVLVVETNHDEELLRDGPYPWHLKQRIRSNHGHLSNTAGAELLDTLRWDGLEAVFLAHLSETNNTRDHALAAVERVLRPQNLCQPQLIVGQQAAVSCCFVA
- the purB gene encoding adenylosuccinate lyase, translated to MIPRYSRPEMAAIWEPENKFRIWLEIETRACEKQAELGVIPKEAVEVIRAKGNFDIERIDAIEAEVKHDVIAFLTSVAEFVGPEARFIHQGMTSSDVLDTCLSIQLTQAADKLLVDLDEVLASIRERAMEHKDTVCIGRSHGIHAEPVTFGLKLAGWYAEMERNRCRLKAARMNIATGAISGAVGTFANIDPVVEEYVCEKLGLMPEPVSTQVIPRDRHAEYFCTLAVIASSMERIAVEIRHLQRTEVLEAEEFFSKRQKGSSAMPHKRNPILSENLTGLARLVRGYCIPALENVALWHERDISHSSVERNIGPDATVTLDFALGRLNGLIKNLVVYPQNMERNLNQMRGLVFSQKIMLDLTQAGVSREDAYRMVQRNAMKVWEQGKDFLTELLADQDVVSALGEEKIRESFDLNYHLKHVDTIYRRVFGG
- a CDS encoding phosphoribosylformylglycinamidine synthase subunit PurQ, with the protein product MAKEIRAIVIAGNGTNCEREVAHACRLAGAEVVDIVHIAELLAGRVRLDDFHFLNLAGGFLDGDDLGSAKAGANRLLHARVADSEEHLADQLQRFVADGKLVMGVCNGFQLMVKMGLLPALDGNYQQQTATLTFNDGGRFEDRWTYLAVDPDSPCVYTRGLQGIYLPVRHGEGKFVPGDDALLERIESAHLVPLRYATADYQPTMTFPENPNGSVAAIAGVCDPSGRLFGLMPHPEAYVHRTHHPRWTREPELPEEGMGLWLYRNAVEFLRSEVV
- a CDS encoding phosphoribosylformylglycinamidine synthase subunit PurS gives rise to the protein MPWRIVVGLKDGVRDARGERVRAEIRRHLGIELESVRTLDVYTVDAELTDDEVVAAANGPFCDPIIQQAAVNQPLAEDFDILIEVGFRPGVTDNVGRTAREAIQYLTGRSFADGEGVYTSTQYLLKGAVDKQTAETIAGDFLANGLIQRWTILAADELDPAKGVPVNVPRVVGSAEPTVRTISLDVSDEQLLTISRDGMLALNLEEMKKLQAYVADPATREKRCARGLSAELTDVELEALAQTWSEHCKHKIFSAKIDYTDDNGNRQLIDSLFKTYIVGATARVRENLGERDFCLSVFKDNAGVIRFNDDWSLVFKVETHNSPSALDPYGGALTGIVGVNRDGVGTGMGARLIFNTDVFCFASPFLDKPLPKRLLHPRRIFDGVVEGVEHGGNKSGIPTVNGSIVFDDRFAGKPLVYCGTAAIMPAELNGRPCHEKAVQVGDHIVMTGGRIGKDGIHGATFSSEELHEGSPVTAVQIGDPITQRKMFDFLTIARDRGLYNSMTDNGAGGLSSSIGEMAEDTGGCELHLDRAPLKYPGLQPWEILISEAQERMSLAVPPDKLDEFLQLAKEMDVEATDLGTFTDSGYFHCLYRGETVAWLDMEFLHQGVPQMVIPARWTPKALREPGLAMPQDLNLELSALLGRLNICSKESVIRRYDHEVQAGTVIKPLVGVANDGPSDAAVFRPLLDSFEGTVVSHGICPSYSDIDTYHMMACAIDEGLRNYVAVGGDIEHVAGLDNFCWCDPVLSEKTPDGEYKAAQLVRANQALYDYCVAFGVPLISGKDSMKNDYQIGDTKISIPPTVLFSVIGRIEDVRRAVSMDVKRPGDLVYLLGVTRDELGGSEYYAAHGELGRNVPKVDAGYALDLYKRLNRAQRQGLVASCHDLSDGGLGVALAEKAFAGGFGIRADLTAVRTDVPLRDDTLLFSESQSRLLVSVHPELRDDFEAVFAGTDCALIGEVTEDGRLEVTGTDGRVLIDSRIEDLKQAWQAPLREL
- the purF gene encoding amidophosphoribosyltransferase yields the protein MEEKFHDKCGVFGIFGHPEAANLTYLGLYALQHRGQESCGIVASDGNQLRAYRKMGLVSDVFKRPSVFDELPGKSAIGHVRYSTAGASDDKNIQPIMVDYHRGSIAVAHNGNLVNAQEHRNRLEHEGSIFSTTADTEVIIHQIAKAQADSLPDRVVEALTNLKGAYCLTFLTETRLVAVRDPNGFRPLALGKLDGAFVVASETCAFDLIEAEFIREIEPGELIVIDKNGMKSYHPFDKIQPSPCVFEFIYFARPDSTIFGKEVYGVRKEFGRVLAREYPIDADVVVPIPDSGVPAAVGYAEEAGLPFETGLIRNHYVGRTFIEPSQSIRHFGVKLKLNPVREIIQGKRVVLIDDSIVRGTTARKIVKMVRNAGAAEVHVRISSPPTSFPCYYGIDTPTRKELISSSHSVEEINRYITADSLGYLSRGGVLKAAGIPDGATGYFCDACFSGEYPVKFPRLKSDSQLGLF
- the pyrE gene encoding orotate phosphoribosyltransferase, which codes for MTTEERTELMNIIRELSYEEREVTLASGRKSNFYFDGKQTTLHAKGGLLVGKAFWEKVKEFGPVDGVGGLTLGADPIATATSIAASLEGTPVHAFIIRKEPKGHGTGQWLEGRKNLPAGSKVVIVEDVTTTGGSSMKAVERAREEGLEVLGIVTLVDRQEGAQENIEGQGMVLKPVFTREEIVG
- a CDS encoding chorismate mutase, translating into MTFDEIRAEIDNLDRQLLKIFNRRAELALAIGALKKERGLPIYDPEREKRIFTRVRTENPGPLDDEAVVRLFERVVDESRSLERARSKGE